In Bubalus bubalis isolate 160015118507 breed Murrah chromosome 3, NDDB_SH_1, whole genome shotgun sequence, a genomic segment contains:
- the POLR3D gene encoding DNA-directed RNA polymerase III subunit RPC4, which translates to MVLNYSLGIMSEGNAAGEPSAPGGPRPLLSGARGLIGRRPAPPLTPGRLPSIRSRDLTLGGVKKKTFTPNIISRKIKEEPKEEVTVKKEKRERDRDRQRDGHGRGRGRPEVIQSHSIFEQGPAEMMKKKGNWDKTVDMSDVGPSHIINIKKEKRETDEETKQILRMLEKDDFIDDPGLRNDIRNMPVQLPLAHSGWLFKEENEEADVKPRLAGPKEEDMEVDMSAVKVKEEPRDEDEEAKMKAPLRAARKIPALPKDVSVAELLRELSLTQEEELLFLQLPDSLPGQPPTQDIKPIKTEVQSEDGQMVVIKQEKDREARLAENTCTLADLTEGQVGKLLIRKSGKVQLLLGKVTLDVTMGTTCSFLQELVSVGLGDSRTGDMTVLGHIKHKLVCSPNFESLLDHRHR; encoded by the exons ATGGTGTTGAACTACAGCCTGG GCATCATGTCGGAAGGAAACGCCGCGGGCGAGCCCAGCGCTCCGGGAGGGCCCCGACCCCTTCTTTCTGGGGCGCGGGGGCTTATTGGGCGAAGGCCGGCACCTCCCCTCACCCCGGGCCGCCTTCCCTCCATCCGCTCCAGGGACCTCACCCTCGGGGGAGTCAAGAAG AAAACCTTCACCCCAAATATCATCAGTCGGAAGATCAAGGAAGA GCCCAAGGAAGAAGTAACTGTCAAGAAAGAGAAGCGTGAAAGGGACAGAGACCGACAGCGAGACGGCCATGGACGGGGCCGGGGGCGCCCAGAAGTGATCCAGTCCCACTCCATCTTCGAGCAGGGCCCTGCCgaaatgatgaagaaaaagg GGAACTGGGATAAGACCGTGGATATGTCAGATGTGGGGCCCTCTCACATCATCAACAtcaaaaaggagaagagggagacagatgaagaaacaaaacagatcCTGCGCATGCTGGAGAAGGATGAT TTCATCGATGACCCTGGGCTTAGGAATGATATTCGAAATATGCCTGTGCAACTCCCGCTGGCTCACTCGGGCTGGCTTTTTAAGGAAGAGAATGAGGAAGCAGATGTTAAACCACGGCTGGCTGGCCCCAAGGAAGAGGATATGGAGGTGGACATGTCTGCTGTGAAAG TAAAAGAGGAGCCCCGAGATGAGGATGAGGAAGCCAAGATGAAGGCTCCTCTCAGAGCAGCCAGGAAGATCCCGGCCCTCCCGAAGGATGTGTCTGTGGCAGAGCTGCTCAGGGAGCTGAGCCTCACGCAGGAGGAAGAGCTGCTGTTCCTGCAGCTGCCAGACTCACTGCCCGGCCAGCCACCCACTCAGGACATCAAGCCCATCAAGACGGAGGTGCAGAGCGAGGACGGGCAGATGGTGGtgataaagcaagagaaagacCGG GAAGCCAGGCTGGCAGAGAACACTTGCACCCTGGCTGACCTGACAGAGGGACAGGTCGGCAAGCTGCTCATCCGCAAGTCGGGGAAGGTGCAGCTCCTCCTCGGCAAGGTGACTCTGGACGTGACGATGGGGACCACTTGCTCTTTCCTGCAG GAGCTGGTGTCCGTGGGCCTTGGAGACAGCAGGACAGGCGACATGACAGTCCTGGGACACATAAAGCACAAACTTGTCTGTTCTCCCAACTTCGAATCCCTGCTGGATCACAGACACCGGTAA